The window ATCTTGGCCGCGATGTCGCAACCCCTATAGGGGAAGCGATTGCTGGGATTGGCGGAGGTCATGCAACAGCGGCAGGAGTGAATGGTAGGGGCGATATTTCGACAGCTAAATCTGAAGCTTTGAAAATATTAAGAGCCAAGATCCCCAAAACTGCTGAAACCACGCATACTTGAGTCCAGCTTTTTCGATAGAAACTATTTTAAACCAAGCTGTTCTAGTTTTCAAACGGGGAGACATGTGTACCAGCGGTCTCAAAGTAATACGCAAACTCAATCTCTCCTCAAACCACAGGCGGGTGAACTGCCCCTGAGATACTTCGACGGAACAGTTGAAGAGATATTAGAGAGGACTAGAAGCTCTCTGGAGAGAATCGACCGAAGCCAGATAGCGAAACTCATTGATATCTTACTGGAGGCTAAGGATAATGAGAGGAAGGTGATGGTGCTTGGTGCCGGTCGGAGCGGCTTAGTAGCGCGATCCTTCGCAATGAGGCTTATGCACCTCACCTTCCGCGTTCACGTTATCGGCGAGACCATCACACCAGCTATGGAGAAGAACGATCTTTTATTTGCTATCTCGGGGTCTGGGTCGACGACTGTGATTGTTGCAGCGGCGAAGATTGCAAAGCAAGTTGGCGCGAAAATTTTGGCATTAACATCTTATCCGAATTCCCCTTTGGGCAGGATGGCTGATCACTCAGTGGTTATACGTGGGCGTACAAAGCTGGCTGAGAAGAAAGATTACTTCTCTAGGCAGATCCTGGGCGTTCATGAACCCCTCGCCCCACTAGGCACAATATTTGAGACAGCTGCTCAGATCTTCCTAGACGCTTTGGTTGTTGCATTGATGCATAGGCTTGGTAAGACTGAAGAAGATTTGAAGAGACTCCACGCCACAATAGAGCCACCATAAGCCGTAGATAGTTAGAGTTGGAATGCTCTTCGCGGTCAGGTCTCGGAATTATAAATCCCACAAAGGAGGGGGCAGGTTCGTATCTGGGACCTCCTCTCATTGCCTCAAGTTTATTACGCTAAACCGTATTGTAGTATGCTAGGCGGCGAGCCAAGTTAGCTTATAGGGCTGGGCGAAGTCAAGCTGATCAGTATAGGCAACATCTACTAACGTTAGGCTGGTATATTGGGAATGGGTGATGTTAAGTTCAGTAAGAGGAGCTGCTTAGCGAGGTTGCTGAGCCCGCTCTCAAATTTTAGTCTCGAAACTCAACTTGTAGAGTATAGGAGCGACCCTCTAACAGGAAGACGGTGTAGGATAAACTTGAAGCGGACAGAGAGGGTTAAGCAGACGGTGGAGGTTGAAAAACATGATAGGGAGCTTACGGAAGTAATAATGAAGACCAGAGAAGGCTGTTTCTTCTGCCCAGAGAACCTTGAGAGTAAGACGCCGAAATTCCCTCCAGACTTGATACAGGAGGGTAAGTTGAGAGTTGGCTCAGCATGCCTTTTCCCAAACTTGTACCCGTTTGGAGAACATCACGCGGTCGGGGTGTTCTCAGGCGTGCATTATCTGAGGCTAGACCAGTTCCAGCCAAAGCTGATAAGCGACTGCTTT is drawn from Candidatus Bathyarchaeia archaeon and contains these coding sequences:
- the hxlB gene encoding 6-phospho-3-hexuloisomerase — its product is MYQRSQSNTQTQSLLKPQAGELPLRYFDGTVEEILERTRSSLERIDRSQIAKLIDILLEAKDNERKVMVLGAGRSGLVARSFAMRLMHLTFRVHVIGETITPAMEKNDLLFAISGSGSTTVIVAAAKIAKQVGAKILALTSYPNSPLGRMADHSVVIRGRTKLAEKKDYFSRQILGVHEPLAPLGTIFETAAQIFLDALVVALMHRLGKTEEDLKRLHATIEPP